A DNA window from Massilia putida contains the following coding sequences:
- the rpoC gene encoding DNA-directed RNA polymerase subunit beta' — MKALLDLFKQVQQNESFDAIKIGLASPEKIRSWSYGEVKKPETINYRTFKPERDGLFCAKIFGPIKDYECLCGKYKRLKHRGVICEKCGVEVTLAKVRRERMGHIELASPVAHIWFLKSLPSRLGMVLDMTLRDIERVLYFEAYVVTDPGMTPLKKCQIMSEDDYAAKYEEYGDDFTAFMGAEGIRELLRSIDIDREAEALRVELKESKSEAKIKKYAKRLKVLEAFQRSGIKPEWMIMEVLPVLPPELRPLVPLDGGRFATSDLNDLYRRVINRNNRLKRLMELRAPEIITRNEKRMLQEAVDSLLDNGRRGKAMTGANKRPLKSLAEMIKGKGGRFRQNLLGKRVDYSGRSVIVVGPQLKLHQCGLPKLMALELFKPFIFNKLELMGLATTIKAAKKLVEQQEPVVWDILEEVIKEHPVMLNRAPTLHRLGIQAFEPVLIEGKAIQLHPLVCAAFNADFDGDQMAVHVPLSIEAQMEARTLMLASNNILFPSNGEPSIVPSQDIVLGLYYATREAINAKGEGMLFPDVSEVIRAYDNKEVELATRITVRIVEFPRNAEGGFDQTLTRYETTVGRAILSEILPKGLPFSVLNRALKKKEISKLINTSFRKCGLRATVVFADKLMQSGFRLATRAGISIAVDDMLIPDVKKGMISTAEAEVKQIEQQYASGLVTAGERYNKVVDIWGKTSDEVGKAMMDQLKVEPVTKRDGTQGTQESFNAIYMMADSGARGSAAQIRQLAGMRGLMAKPDGSIIETPITANFREGLNVLQYFISTHGARKGLADTALKTANSGYLTRRLVDVTQDLVVTEDDCGTSNGTLMKAMVEGGEVIEALRDRILGRVAGTDIVNPETQATLYEAGTLLDEDMVEEIERLGIDEVKVRTPLNCDTRYGLCAKCYGRDLGRGLLVNAGEAVGVVAAQSIGEPGTQLTMRTFHIGGAASRAAVASSVEAKSNGTVRFTATMRYVTNGKGAQIVISRSGEVLITDDHGRERERHKVPYGATLAVQDGMTVKAGVPLATWDPLTRPIITEYAGTIKFENVEEGVTVARQVDEVTGLSTLVAIDPKRRGSGKVNRPQVKLLNAEGQEVKIAGTEHAVTIGFQVGALIMVKDGQQVSVGEVLARIPTESQKTRDITGGLPRVAELFEARSPKDAGMLAEVTGTVAFGKETKGKQRLEITDMDGNKHEFLITKDKQVLVHDGQVVNKGEMIVDGPADPQDILRLLGIEALARYIVDEVQDVYRLQGVKINDKHIEVIVRQMLRRVQIVEAGDTDYIVGEQVERSELLEENDRVTAAGKLPATYENVLLGITKASLSTDSFISAASFQETTRVLTEAAIMGKRDGLRGLKENVIVGRLIPGGTGLAFHRARKEKEAWEAEERAALLQQEKANMAAELQAMEDQQQAAQAEHHGDGE, encoded by the coding sequence ATGAAAGCACTGCTCGATCTATTCAAGCAAGTTCAGCAAAACGAGAGCTTCGACGCCATCAAGATTGGCCTGGCGTCGCCCGAGAAAATCCGTTCGTGGTCGTACGGCGAAGTCAAGAAGCCGGAAACCATCAACTACCGTACGTTCAAGCCGGAACGTGATGGCCTGTTTTGCGCAAAAATCTTTGGTCCGATCAAGGACTACGAATGCCTGTGCGGCAAGTACAAGCGCCTGAAGCACCGCGGCGTCATCTGCGAGAAGTGCGGCGTCGAAGTCACCCTGGCGAAAGTCCGTCGTGAGCGCATGGGCCACATCGAGCTGGCCTCGCCGGTCGCCCACATCTGGTTCCTGAAGTCGCTGCCGTCGCGTCTGGGCATGGTCCTGGACATGACGCTGCGCGATATCGAACGCGTCCTGTACTTCGAAGCCTACGTCGTGACCGATCCGGGCATGACCCCGCTGAAGAAGTGCCAGATCATGTCGGAAGACGACTACGCCGCCAAGTACGAAGAGTACGGCGACGACTTCACCGCATTCATGGGCGCCGAGGGCATCCGTGAACTGCTGCGCTCGATCGACATCGACCGCGAAGCCGAAGCCCTGCGCGTCGAACTCAAAGAGTCGAAGTCGGAAGCCAAGATCAAGAAATACGCCAAGCGCCTGAAAGTGCTCGAGGCGTTCCAGCGTTCGGGCATCAAGCCGGAATGGATGATCATGGAAGTGCTCCCGGTCCTGCCGCCGGAGCTGCGTCCGCTCGTCCCGCTGGACGGCGGCCGTTTCGCCACGTCCGACCTGAACGACCTGTACCGCCGCGTCATCAACCGTAACAACCGTCTGAAGCGCCTGATGGAACTGCGCGCTCCGGAAATCATTACGCGTAACGAGAAGCGCATGCTGCAGGAAGCGGTGGACTCGCTGCTGGACAACGGCCGTCGCGGCAAGGCGATGACCGGCGCCAACAAGCGTCCGCTGAAGTCGCTGGCTGAAATGATCAAGGGCAAGGGCGGCCGCTTCCGTCAGAACCTGCTGGGCAAGCGCGTCGACTACTCGGGCCGTTCGGTCATCGTGGTGGGTCCGCAGCTGAAACTGCACCAGTGCGGTCTGCCGAAGCTGATGGCCCTGGAACTGTTCAAGCCGTTCATCTTCAACAAGCTGGAACTGATGGGTCTCGCGACCACCATCAAGGCTGCGAAGAAGCTGGTCGAGCAGCAGGAACCGGTCGTCTGGGACATCCTGGAAGAAGTCATCAAGGAACACCCGGTGATGCTGAACCGTGCGCCGACGCTGCACCGTCTCGGTATCCAGGCGTTCGAGCCGGTCCTGATCGAAGGTAAAGCAATCCAGCTGCACCCGCTGGTCTGCGCGGCGTTCAACGCCGACTTCGACGGTGACCAGATGGCAGTCCACGTCCCGCTGTCGATCGAAGCCCAGATGGAAGCGCGCACGCTGATGCTGGCGTCGAACAACATCCTGTTCCCGTCGAACGGCGAACCGTCGATCGTGCCGTCGCAGGATATCGTGCTGGGCCTGTACTACGCGACCCGCGAGGCGATCAACGCCAAGGGCGAAGGCATGCTGTTCCCGGACGTGTCGGAAGTCATCCGCGCGTACGACAACAAGGAAGTCGAACTGGCGACCCGCATCACCGTGCGTATCGTGGAATTCCCGCGCAACGCCGAAGGCGGTTTCGACCAGACCCTGACCCGCTACGAGACCACGGTCGGCCGTGCGATCCTGTCCGAGATCCTGCCGAAAGGCCTGCCGTTCTCGGTGCTGAACCGCGCGCTGAAGAAGAAAGAGATCTCGAAGCTGATCAACACGTCGTTCCGCAAGTGCGGCCTGCGTGCGACCGTCGTGTTCGCCGACAAGCTGATGCAGTCGGGCTTCCGTCTCGCAACGCGCGCCGGTATCTCGATCGCCGTGGACGACATGCTGATCCCGGACGTCAAGAAGGGCATGATCTCGACCGCCGAAGCGGAAGTGAAGCAGATCGAGCAGCAGTACGCCTCGGGTCTGGTCACCGCCGGCGAGCGTTACAACAAGGTCGTCGACATCTGGGGCAAGACCTCGGACGAAGTGGGCAAGGCGATGATGGACCAGCTCAAGGTGGAGCCGGTCACGAAGCGCGACGGCACCCAGGGCACGCAAGAGTCGTTCAACGCCATCTACATGATGGCCGACTCGGGCGCCCGCGGTTCCGCAGCCCAGATCCGTCAGCTGGCCGGTATGCGCGGCCTGATGGCGAAGCCGGACGGCTCGATTATCGAAACGCCGATTACCGCGAACTTCCGCGAAGGCCTGAACGTTCTGCAGTACTTCATCTCGACGCACGGCGCCCGTAAAGGTCTGGCCGACACCGCGCTGAAGACGGCAAACTCGGGTTACCTGACCCGTCGTCTGGTCGACGTGACGCAGGACCTGGTGGTGACGGAAGACGATTGCGGCACCTCCAACGGCACGCTGATGAAGGCGATGGTCGAAGGCGGTGAAGTGATCGAAGCCCTGCGCGACCGTATCCTCGGCCGCGTGGCCGGTACCGACATCGTCAATCCGGAAACGCAGGCGACCCTGTACGAAGCCGGCACGCTGCTGGACGAAGACATGGTCGAAGAGATCGAGCGTCTGGGCATCGACGAAGTCAAGGTCCGCACGCCGCTGAACTGCGACACCCGTTATGGCCTGTGCGCGAAGTGCTACGGCCGTGACCTGGGCCGCGGCCTGCTGGTCAACGCCGGCGAAGCCGTCGGCGTCGTGGCGGCACAGTCGATCGGTGAGCCGGGTACCCAGCTGACCATGCGTACGTTCCACATCGGTGGTGCGGCATCGCGTGCGGCAGTGGCATCGTCGGTGGAAGCCAAGTCGAACGGTACGGTTCGCTTCACGGCGACCATGCGTTACGTGACCAACGGCAAGGGCGCCCAGATCGTCATTTCGCGTTCGGGCGAAGTGCTGATCACGGACGACCACGGCCGCGAGCGCGAGCGTCACAAGGTGCCGTACGGCGCGACCCTGGCCGTGCAGGATGGCATGACGGTCAAGGCCGGCGTGCCGCTGGCAACGTGGGACCCGCTGACCCGTCCGATCATCACCGAGTACGCCGGTACGATCAAGTTCGAGAACGTGGAAGAGGGCGTCACCGTCGCTCGCCAGGTGGACGAGGTCACCGGCCTGTCGACCCTGGTCGCGATCGACCCGAAACGCCGCGGCTCGGGCAAGGTCAACCGCCCGCAGGTCAAGCTGCTCAACGCCGAAGGTCAGGAAGTCAAGATCGCCGGCACCGAGCACGCCGTGACGATTGGCTTCCAGGTCGGCGCGCTGATCATGGTGAAGGATGGCCAGCAAGTGTCGGTGGGTGAAGTGCTTGCACGTATCCCGACCGAATCGCAGAAGACCCGTGACATTACCGGTGGTCTGCCGCGCGTTGCCGAGCTGTTCGAAGCTCGTTCGCCGAAAGATGCCGGCATGCTGGCGGAAGTCACCGGTACGGTCGCATTCGGTAAAGAGACCAAGGGCAAGCAGCGCCTGGAAATCACCGACATGGACGGCAACAAGCACGAGTTCCTGATCACCAAGGACAAGCAAGTGCTGGTGCACGACGGCCAGGTGGTGAACAAGGGCGAGATGATCGTGGACGGCCCTGCCGATCCGCAAGACATCCTGCGCCTGCTGGGTATCGAAGCGCTGGCCCGCTACATCGTCGACGAAGTGCAGGACGTGTACCGTCTGCAGGGCGTGAAGATCAACGACAAGCACATCGAGGTGATCGTTCGCCAGATGCTGCGCCGCGTGCAGATCGTCGAAGCCGGCGACACCGACTACATCGTCGGCGAGCAGGTGGAGCGTTCGGAACTGCTGGAAGAAAACGACCGCGTGACGGCCGCAGGCAAGCTGCCGGCGACCTACGAGAACGTGCTGCTGGGTATTACCAAGGCATCGCTGTCGACCGACTCGTTCATCTCGGCCGCATCGTTCCAGGAAACCACCCGCGTGCTGACCGAAGCGGCGATCATGGGCAAGCGCGACGGTCTGCGCGGCCTGAAGGAAAACGTCATCGTCGGCCGCCTGATCCCGGGCGGTACGGGTCTCGCGTTCCACCGCGCCCGCAAGGAGAAAGAAGCGTGGGAAGCCGAAGAGCGCGCAGCGCTGCTGCAGCAGGAGAAGGCCAATATGGCGGCCGAGCTGCAGGCGATGGAAGATCAGCAGCAGGCTGCTCAGGCGGAGCACCACGGCGACGGCGAGTGA
- a CDS encoding zinc-dependent alcohol dehydrogenase family protein, protein MYAIQLIEPSLTAFRRVSLPDPQPGPGEVLIRLRAAALNYIDVAVATGRFPGATLPMVPVADGAGDIVALGADVADVALGDRVIPHFMPDWLDGPMRPQRIAAMRGITRPGSLSEYVAVPAHSVVRLPDHLDFAQGATLPIAATTAWNAVRSAQVRPGSTVVVLGTGGVSVFALQFAKASGATVILVSSSDEKLERGRAFGADHLVNYRAMPEWDKAVLEMTGGRGVDLVVETVGGASFARSLNAVAMGGTVFTVGFVAGSETSFDLLTVIGKAVRIVGNSTGSVADLAEAVRAIAANRIVPVVDRRFGIDEAAAAYAELAAGSRHVGKLAIMHE, encoded by the coding sequence ATGTACGCCATCCAGCTTATCGAACCATCCCTCACCGCCTTCCGCCGCGTGTCCTTGCCCGATCCGCAGCCGGGACCGGGCGAAGTCCTCATCCGCCTGCGCGCGGCCGCCCTGAACTACATCGACGTCGCCGTGGCAACCGGACGCTTTCCCGGCGCGACGCTGCCGATGGTGCCTGTTGCCGACGGCGCCGGCGACATTGTCGCGCTGGGCGCGGACGTCGCTGATGTCGCGCTCGGCGACCGGGTGATCCCGCACTTCATGCCGGACTGGCTCGACGGGCCGATGCGTCCGCAGCGGATCGCGGCCATGCGCGGCATCACGCGGCCGGGATCGCTGTCGGAATATGTGGCCGTGCCGGCGCACAGCGTCGTGCGTCTGCCGGATCACCTCGATTTCGCACAGGGCGCGACGTTGCCGATCGCGGCCACGACGGCGTGGAATGCGGTGCGCTCGGCGCAAGTGCGGCCCGGCTCGACGGTCGTCGTCCTGGGCACGGGCGGCGTCAGCGTGTTCGCGCTGCAGTTCGCGAAGGCGAGCGGTGCGACCGTCATTCTCGTGTCGTCGTCGGACGAAAAGCTGGAACGCGGGCGCGCGTTCGGGGCGGATCACCTCGTGAATTATCGCGCGATGCCGGAGTGGGACAAGGCCGTGCTGGAGATGACGGGCGGACGTGGCGTCGACCTCGTCGTGGAGACCGTCGGCGGAGCATCGTTTGCGCGCTCGCTGAACGCCGTGGCGATGGGCGGGACTGTGTTCACGGTCGGCTTTGTGGCGGGATCGGAGACGTCATTCGACCTGCTGACGGTGATCGGAAAGGCGGTGCGGATCGTCGGCAACAGCACGGGGTCGGTGGCGGATCTGGCGGAGGCTGTGCGGGCGATCGCGGCGAATCGGATCGTGCCGGTGGTCGACCGACGGTTCGGGATCGACGAGGCGGCGGCGGCGTATGCCGAGCTGGCGGCTGGATCTCGGCATGTCGGCAAGCTGGCGATCATGCACGAGTGA
- a CDS encoding LysR family transcriptional regulator, with product MDLLDSMKVYVLTVEKGSLSAAADVCGMSATMAGNHVRALEQRLGMQLMHRTTRRQHVTAFGEDYYARCKEILRLVAETDAQAHTMRLAPAGTLRVSAPVTFGTEALAPVLSDYLARYPQVDVELDISDRFVDLMEDGYEAIIRVGQLPPDANVVARPLMPYRLMLCASPEYLARRGTPATPADLARHDCLAFGAASINQWRFRHDHDVCQVPVNGRVKINNGQALRTAALQGLGIVLQPTILLEADVRAGRLVQLFPEYGLPERPMHIVYLPDRYRSPKLRSFIDFIVERFGEATFPDSTRTP from the coding sequence ATGGATCTGCTGGACAGCATGAAGGTCTACGTGCTCACCGTCGAGAAGGGCAGCCTCAGCGCGGCGGCGGATGTGTGCGGCATGTCGGCGACGATGGCCGGCAACCATGTGCGCGCACTCGAACAGAGACTCGGCATGCAGCTGATGCACCGCACGACGCGGCGCCAGCACGTGACGGCGTTCGGCGAGGACTACTATGCGCGCTGCAAGGAGATCCTGCGGCTCGTCGCCGAGACCGACGCCCAGGCGCACACGATGCGGCTTGCGCCGGCGGGCACGTTGCGCGTCAGCGCACCCGTCACGTTTGGCACCGAGGCGCTGGCGCCGGTGCTGTCCGATTATCTGGCGCGCTATCCGCAAGTGGATGTGGAACTGGATATCTCCGATCGCTTCGTGGACCTGATGGAAGACGGCTACGAGGCCATCATCCGGGTCGGCCAGTTGCCGCCGGATGCGAACGTCGTCGCCCGGCCGCTGATGCCGTATCGGTTGATGCTGTGTGCGTCGCCCGAGTACCTCGCGCGGCGCGGCACGCCGGCCACGCCCGCCGACCTGGCACGGCACGATTGCCTCGCGTTTGGCGCCGCCAGCATCAACCAGTGGCGGTTCCGGCACGATCACGACGTCTGCCAGGTCCCCGTCAACGGCCGCGTCAAGATCAACAACGGGCAGGCATTGCGCACCGCGGCCCTGCAAGGGCTCGGCATCGTGCTGCAGCCGACGATCCTGCTCGAGGCCGACGTGCGGGCAGGGCGGCTCGTCCAGCTGTTTCCCGAGTATGGCTTGCCGGAGCGGCCGATGCACATCGTCTACCTGCCGGACCGTTATCGCTCGCCCAAGCTGCGCAGCTTCATCGATTTCATCGTGGAGCGTTTTGGCGAGGCGACTTTCCCCGATTCCACGAGGACCCCATGA
- a CDS encoding cysteine hydrolase family protein → MTALLIIDMQKGMLSSTLPPRNNPQAEANIARLLAVWRERDRAIVFVRHISRSPTSVFAPGQSGAEFQERFTPLAHEHVVEKNVPDAFINTGLERWLHARGIRHVVIVGVSTNNSVEATARTAGNLGFSTVVVADACFTFDKTDFGGTLRSAEDVHLMALANLHGEYADVRTTDDVLALNPAATSTSPAPAHPQTAAPPAGPVP, encoded by the coding sequence ATGACCGCCCTGCTCATCATCGACATGCAAAAAGGCATGCTCAGCTCCACGCTGCCGCCCCGGAACAACCCGCAGGCGGAAGCCAACATCGCCCGCCTGCTGGCCGTGTGGCGGGAGCGGGATCGAGCCATCGTCTTCGTGCGCCACATCAGCCGCTCCCCGACGTCGGTCTTCGCGCCCGGCCAGAGCGGCGCCGAATTCCAGGAACGTTTTACGCCGCTCGCGCACGAACACGTCGTCGAAAAGAACGTGCCGGACGCCTTCATCAACACGGGCCTCGAACGGTGGCTGCACGCGCGCGGCATCCGTCACGTCGTGATCGTCGGCGTGAGCACGAACAATTCCGTGGAGGCGACCGCGCGCACGGCCGGCAATCTGGGTTTTTCGACGGTGGTCGTCGCGGATGCCTGTTTTACCTTCGACAAAACCGACTTCGGCGGCACATTGCGCAGCGCCGAGGATGTGCACTTGATGGCGCTGGCGAACCTGCACGGCGAATACGCCGACGTGCGCACGACGGACGACGTCCTGGCGCTCAATCCCGCCGCAACCTCGACTTCACCCGCGCCAGCACATCCGCAAACCGCTGCTCCACCGGCTGGCCCGGTGCCCTGA
- the sodC gene encoding superoxide dismutase family protein has protein sequence MTLKSLIALACALTAAAGAHAADQLHAPMTLVSADGTGKMIGSVTVSESPSGLVFTPSLTNLSPGAHGFHVHETGNCGTNEKDGKKVAAGAAGGHFDPTASKHHAGPAGDGHLGDLPPLVVGDNGGASTAVTAPRLTKLSEVKGKALMIHAGGDNFADQPKPLGGGGERIACGVIQ, from the coding sequence ATGACTTTGAAATCGCTCATCGCACTCGCATGTGCGCTGACCGCAGCCGCCGGCGCCCACGCCGCCGACCAGCTGCACGCTCCGATGACCCTCGTGAGCGCCGACGGGACCGGCAAGATGATCGGTAGCGTGACGGTGTCCGAATCCCCGAGCGGCCTCGTGTTCACGCCCAGCCTGACGAACCTGTCGCCCGGCGCGCACGGCTTCCACGTGCACGAAACGGGCAATTGCGGGACCAACGAGAAGGATGGGAAGAAGGTCGCGGCCGGTGCGGCCGGCGGTCACTTCGATCCGACGGCGTCCAAGCACCATGCCGGCCCGGCCGGCGACGGTCACCTGGGCGACCTGCCGCCGCTCGTCGTGGGCGACAACGGCGGGGCCAGCACGGCCGTGACGGCGCCGCGCCTGACGAAACTGAGCGAAGTGAAGGGCAAGGCCCTGATGATCCACGCCGGCGGCGACAATTTCGCGGATCAGCCGAAACCGCTGGGCGGCGGCGGCGAACGCATCGCCTGCGGCGTCATCCAGTAA
- a CDS encoding nuclear transport factor 2 family protein, translated as MSAIEPRPPFPPFTRETAIQKVRLAEDGWNSRTPEKVALAYTPDSRWRNRTEFVNGRDQIVQFLDRKWKKELDYRLIKELWAVDGNRIAVRYAYEWHDDSGNWFRTFGNENWEFDEHGLMQRRYACLNDMPIQASERKFHWPLGRRPDDHPGLSDLGL; from the coding sequence ATGTCCGCCATCGAACCCCGCCCGCCGTTTCCCCCGTTCACCCGTGAAACGGCCATCCAGAAAGTCCGCCTCGCGGAAGACGGCTGGAACAGCCGCACCCCGGAAAAAGTCGCGCTGGCGTACACGCCGGACAGCCGCTGGCGCAACCGCACGGAATTCGTCAACGGCCGCGACCAGATCGTGCAATTCCTCGACCGCAAATGGAAAAAGGAACTGGACTACCGCCTGATCAAAGAGCTCTGGGCCGTGGACGGCAACCGCATCGCCGTGCGCTACGCCTACGAATGGCACGACGATTCCGGCAACTGGTTCCGCACGTTCGGCAACGAGAACTGGGAATTCGACGAGCACGGCCTGATGCAGCGGCGCTATGCCTGCCTGAACGACATGCCCATCCAGGCATCCGAGCGCAAATTCCACTGGCCGCTGGGACGGCGGCCGGATGACCACCCCGGGCTGTCGGACCTGGGGTTATGA
- a CDS encoding TetR/AcrR family transcriptional regulator has product MAQPSARDRILDTAKRLFYRDGLRATGIDRIVAESGVAKMSLYRHFASKDDLIAAFLDWRHEHWTSWFTAAVDARLARDEGLAAVAGALGEWFAHDDFRGCAFINAVAETGATIDPRHLEQAVRHKRDLERYLGDVAARLGLAAPEQVAEEAMLCVEGMIVRAQMGPDPRIVDAGRRLLARIETDGRA; this is encoded by the coding sequence ATGGCCCAGCCTTCCGCACGCGACCGCATCCTCGACACGGCAAAACGCCTGTTCTACCGCGACGGTTTGCGCGCCACCGGCATCGATCGGATCGTCGCGGAATCCGGCGTCGCCAAGATGTCGCTGTACCGCCATTTCGCCTCGAAGGACGACCTCATCGCCGCCTTCCTCGACTGGCGCCACGAACACTGGACGTCCTGGTTCACCGCGGCCGTCGACGCAAGGCTCGCGCGCGATGAAGGGCTGGCCGCCGTCGCCGGCGCGCTGGGCGAGTGGTTCGCGCATGACGATTTCCGCGGCTGCGCCTTCATCAACGCCGTCGCGGAGACGGGCGCGACGATTGACCCCCGCCATCTCGAGCAGGCCGTGCGCCACAAGCGCGACCTGGAACGCTATCTCGGTGATGTGGCCGCGCGCCTGGGCCTGGCGGCGCCGGAGCAGGTGGCGGAAGAGGCGATGCTGTGCGTGGAAGGCATGATCGTCCGTGCGCAGATGGGGCCGGATCCGAGAATCGTCGACGCGGGCCGGCGCCTGCTCGCGCGCATCGAGACGGACGGCAGGGCGTAA